The genomic DNA CTACAAGAAAAGATCTCGATATTTTGCTTGCAAGGTAATAATCCAGTATGTTTAATAGTAATATTGTTATTATACCTCATGAAAGTCGATATTTCTATATTTTATCAAAAAATCCTGAGGCAAAATATATTTTCTTGAAATTTGGTATTCCATTCACTCCGATAGTAGAATTTTTATGCCGCTTCCCTGGATAGCACTAAATTCTGTCAAGGGCCTCGGGCCGGTACGGATCAAAAACCTGCTTGAAAAGTATGGCTCCCCCGAGCATGTGTTCAAAACTTCCCAAACACAACTCCAGCAGGAAACCGGGCTTTCAAAGGCCATAGCAAGCCAGATCCATAATCCCAATTTGTTTGCGGAAGCCGAAAAGCAGGTCGAGTTGTCCCGTCGGCTCGATGTCACCATTCTTACCCTTGATAACGATGATTATCCACCGCTGCTAAAAGAGATCTTTGCTCCACCGCCGGTGTTGTATGTAAAAGGTTCTCCTGATGCATTTACTCACCATGCCGTAGGAGTGGTCGGCACCAGGAGAGCTTCCCAGTACGGGAAAAATGCAACATCCCATATTGTCAAAGGCCTGGTCCGGTCGAATCTGGTGATTGTCAGCGGTCTTGCGCTGGGGATCGACACCACGGCTCATCAGACCTGTCTCGAAAACAATGGTAAAACAGTAGCTGTTTTCGGTTGCGGTCTCGATACAATCTATCCGGCAACAAACAGAAAACTGGCGGAGCGGATTCTCGAAAACGGAGCACTGGTATCGGAATTCCCTCTGGGGTCCTCGCCCGAATCCTTTAATTTTCCGCGGCGCAATCGGATTATCAGTGGTTTATCGGCAGGGGTGCTGGTGGTTGAAGCCGGTGAGAAGAGTGGCGGTCTGATAACCGCACACTATGCTCTTCAGCAGGGAAGAGATGTTTTTGCCGTAGCCGGATCGATATTTTCACCCCAGAGTGTCGGAACCCACAAGCTAATTAAAAGCGGTGCGGTTCCTGTACGAAATGCTCGGGAGATTGTAGAAACGATTCAGGCAATCGATCACCTGAAAACCCCTCACTTTGTGGAGGCTCCAAAACCGAAAGTGGCCCTGGAGCTTCTCTCGGAAAAGGAAAAAAAGGTTTTTGAAATGCTTTCATCGCTACCCCAGCGGATCGACCAGTTGACCGAGAAAACCGGTCTGGCTCTTACCGACCTTCTGGGCCTGCTTCTGAACATGGAACTCAAAGGTCTCATTCAACAGGTTTCCGGACAACAGTTTATCCGGGCGTAAATATACATGAAACAAAATCGAATAAAAATTGGACGTTGGATACTTATCACCTGTGCAGTGGCTTTACTCTATTTCCTTCTGAGCGGACCCAACAGTGTTATTACCCTTTTCAGATCTCACCGCGAACTGAAAACAATTGAAACCGAAATCAGGCAAATGCACAAAAATATTGACTCTTTGAGTGTACAAATAGAAAAATTGAAAAACGACACCGCCTATCTCGAAAAGCTTGCACGAGAAAAACTGGGAATGGCTAAAAAAGATGAGCGTGTTTATAAATTTATTGAGGAGAAAAACTGAGCAATGCGAAAGTATGTCAAGCAGATAATCCCCAACATTGTATCCGGTGCCCTGATCATTCTACCTCTTGTTACGACCCTGTATGTGTTTTTCTTCCTTTTTCAAAAAGCCGACTCGGCGCTTCCCTATCTTTTTCATACTCTCATACCGTCGCTTCCCGAAGAATGGATACCCGG from Chitinivibrionales bacterium includes the following:
- the dprA gene encoding DNA-protecting protein DprA: MPLPWIALNSVKGLGPVRIKNLLEKYGSPEHVFKTSQTQLQQETGLSKAIASQIHNPNLFAEAEKQVELSRRLDVTILTLDNDDYPPLLKEIFAPPPVLYVKGSPDAFTHHAVGVVGTRRASQYGKNATSHIVKGLVRSNLVIVSGLALGIDTTAHQTCLENNGKTVAVFGCGLDTIYPATNRKLAERILENGALVSEFPLGSSPESFNFPRRNRIISGLSAGVLVVEAGEKSGGLITAHYALQQGRDVFAVAGSIFSPQSVGTHKLIKSGAVPVRNAREIVETIQAIDHLKTPHFVEAPKPKVALELLSEKEKKVFEMLSSLPQRIDQLTEKTGLALTDLLGLLLNMELKGLIQQVSGQQFIRA